The following DNA comes from Microbacterium wangchenii.
GAGCAAGGGCGTCATCCACGAGAACCAGGCGGCGAACCGCAAGTCGGCCATCGCCAAGCAGGTCGCAGCCCTCTAAGACCCTGATGAAGGCCCGTCCCGTTCGCGGGACGGGCCTTCATCGTGCCCGGGCGCAGCGGAGCCGCGGAGGCCCGCCGCGAACGGCACACGCGCGATCAGGACGCGAACGGAGCGCGCGTGGCGATCACGGTGATCATGCGCTCGAGCGCGAAGACCGGGTCGCGCGAGGCGCCTTTGACCTCCGCATCCGCCCGCGCGGTGGCGTGGATCGCCATGCCGAGGGTCACCTGCGACCACCCGACGAGGTCGCGCCGCGCGCGGTCGACCTGCCAATCCTTCATACCGAGGCGCGCGGCGAGGGCACGAGAAGGCTCCCGGCTGCCGGCGACGCGGGCCATCGTGCGGAGTTTGGATGCCACGGCGGCGACGAGGGGCACCGGGTCCGAGCCCGACGCCAGCGCGTGCCGCAGCGCCAGCAGGGCGTCCCCGTACCGTCCGGCGATCGCGAAATCGGCGACGGTGAAGGCCGAGGTCTCCACGCGCCCGCCGTAGTACCGCTCGACGATCCGGTCGTCGATGTCGCCGGGGACGTCGGCGATGAGCTGCTGGCACGCGGAGCCGAGTTCGGTGAGGTCGTCGGCGAATGCCGATACCAGAGCGCGCAGCGCCGTGGGGGCGATCCGCTTGCGTGCAGCGGAGAACTCCCCCGCAGCGAAGTCGTAGCGGTCGGAGTCGCGTTTGAT
Coding sequences within:
- the holA gene encoding DNA polymerase III subunit delta, encoding MASTSRRGAPAKARSAIPQVSWRDPQPASIVLISGPEEICAERATAGIREYLKAEDPSLEVTDLRADDYAPGTLLAVTSPSLFGEPRLVRVSGVERCSDAFLAEAVGYLAQPQEGATVILRHTGASVRGKKLLDAIRAGEGGGIEIACPAIKRDSDRYDFAAGEFSAARKRIAPTALRALVSAFADDLTELGSACQQLIADVPGDIDDRIVERYYGGRVETSAFTVADFAIAGRYGDALLALRHALASGSDPVPLVAAVASKLRTMARVAGSREPSRALAARLGMKDWQVDRARRDLVGWSQVTLGMAIHATARADAEVKGASRDPVFALERMITVIATRAPFAS